The Diachasmimorpha longicaudata isolate KC_UGA_2023 chromosome 2, iyDiaLong2, whole genome shotgun sequence genome segment TTGTATTTCCGTTGGCTTGGATATTTGCATTGGCTTCTAAGTAATACTGAATTATTTGTGGGCTTCCGTCAGAGTGAATGATGCCATATGAAGTCTCGAAGATGATATTCCAGTTGAGCACGTTGATGTATTTCACTGTAGAACTGACATTCATTATATCACTTCCTACTTGGAAATTTACTCCGTAATTCTCCCTCGTGATTTGTAAATTCACTTTATGCTCATCTCCATGTTTTTCATTCGAAATTAAAATTGCTGTGTCCATGGAATCAATTCCTGTCTCgcttttttcgaaatttaattGTCCGTTGACACTATAAACATCAGAATCCTTCATATTTATCAATGTTCCAACAAGTTTGTTTGATTCATCCACTGTTCCATTGAATTCATATGCCATCTCATTTGGTCCagacaaattaatttgaatagaACCGGTTGGTTCATGAGTAACTAATATGTTGTACTCGCTATCATGATGATGTTTAAGTCTAGCCTTAATCTGATGCGTCTTATTCTGCGAAAAATTACTGGGGTAAGACAAGTCCAACTCAGCACTGGGTAGGGACGGAATCCAAGTTTCCAGATCTAGAAAAATCCTTCCACTTTCTTCTGACTCTCTTTCCCAAGATACTTGCACTTTACATGGGGCTGTCTTCACCTCCTTCATTTCAATCCAAGCCTCGATCCTCTTCTCATTCTCGCTGAAGTCTTTTTTTAGAATAACCTTGGTCTTTGGAATAGTTAAAACTGGGGAAGTCACTCCCACAATGACCACTCCATCGAAGAAATGATCTTCTAATTCCATGAACCCACTGAAATGGGCAACACTCTCATTGGTGTGAATTTCAATACTAGATTTGAAGATATTTTCATCGTGCTCATAGGTCCCAATTGCTTCTATTTGTTTAAAGAAATTCAGGGGTGTTTTTAATTTCACCACCAGCCTGTGGTTCTCTGAGGAATCCTCCTCTCCCTCAGCATATGAATAATTGCCAGTCAATCCAATATCAATCCAGTGTGAAGAGTTAGCGGAGATGATGCGATGCACGTTCAATTGGTTGTCCAAGAAGTAGACAGAATTCTCCATATCCactttgaaaatataattgtaGTGGATCTTAGCTGCCCAGGAAAATGGTGTTGTAAtctcaagaatatttttcatatcgaAGAAATCTTCAATAGTAAATTTGTCGTTGAGAACGATAACTCCATTAGGAATTGTGAGGATTCCAGTGGCTTGATACACAGTCCCATCTTTATCGACATCCAAAGTGCCAATAATTGGTGCAATAACAGCCAGATTCACTTCAGCATCTCCATGCCAGCTGAAATCATCCTCATGAATCAAATCAGCTCCATCATCCGTCAAAAGTTCTAGTCCTCGAGCAGTAATTTTTGGTCCAGAGATCGCTTTTAACCCGACTTTCGTTTCTACAACtctaattgaaaattccgtATCGATAGCGTATTGCTTGCGCATTTGATCGTTGAAACTTGGAATAATAAGTTTAGCAACAACTCCACTCTCGTGTAGTCCATGAATCGGAGTGAACAAAATATAACTGTAATGGAAATCGGTGATGTTGTGGAAGTGCCAGACAGCTTGGAAGCCAGCAGTGATATTATTATAAGCAACTCTAAAGTCTGCCTCAGTTTTAGCCATTTTCCCAATAATCCAGATCCTCTGGAGTAATTCAACGGGTGTTGACAGTTTCAGCATAACATTGAAATCATTATTGGGATTTGTAAAGACCTGGCAGAAGACTTCAATTCCCAGAGGACCCGATGGACTGACAACCTCTGCTACAACATGTCTATCTTTTTCCGAAATACCAAATCTTCCAGTGATCAGTCTATACTTCTCCAGAGGAGTtgtcaaattaaattcaatcattGACTCTTTAATTCTTGCTAGATCCCCTCGTAAAATGCCCGTGTATTTTCTCAGATCAATTTCTGCACTTGCTGCACCTCCAAATTTCCAATTGGGCTCCCACCTCAACTGGAATTTCACGTCACCATTGTTATATTTAGTTAAAGGAGTTGCAAAGACAAGATTGCCCGTTAGAGTGATATTATCTCCAGATCTCGAAGGTGCTTCGATACTCCAATTACTCTTGATATCAATGACGTTGTCCGGGCTGTATTTAATAAGAAGTTTCGAATCCATACTCGATGTCTGGTCATTTCGAGAGAGTCTGTGCGTGATATTAGCTGTCATCCAACCCATGTTATGAATCGTACTGATCAATCCACAATCAGCTTTATACTCGTCCCCCATAGTATCCAACTCATCATGACTAGCCAGTAGATGAATCAGAAAAGTCTCGTTATCCTGCCAGTGTGCGTCACAATTGAGTCCCAGTGTTCTGTCTGTCCAGTTGTATTTAGCATTCAAACTAGTCTTTCGCCAGCTCTCGAAGGGCGTTAATATATGTCCATTGAATTTAGCCGAGTTCTTCCAGTTATCGGTATCGAAATCAATGTCCACACCAATCTGTATGATACTGTCTGGGTCCCAGACAACTCGTCCATCGAGAATGTAATTATTACCATTTATCATGGCGAGTAAACCCGAAGTCGTGAAGAGTCGTCCAGGATACGTCACCATGGCATACGCCGTTAGATTCCGGGAGTAATTAATTCCTGTGTCTTCATAATGTTTCGCCACCTGCAGAAGAGTCGCAAATTTCTGCTCTGGATCGCGATTCACGTCCCATTTGATTTCAATTCCAAATTCTTTATTGGTTTCTTCGTTGATACCAGTGAGAATCAGGTGCACGTCCCTCCAACGATCCAGATGAATCTCCATCCTGATCTCCCGTTGTACATTGAAATTAGCAGTAACTGCGTAAACATTATTCTTGTACCTCACCTCGGCGAACGTAGCGAAGTGCCCCAAATGGACTTGCGAATGCTCAAACTTCAGGGCGTATTTATCAGCATCCACATACTCAACATTGATGTCTAATTTGATATCTGTCAGATCTCGATAGAGTTTACAGTTAATCAAGATATCCCTCGCTAAACTCGGCGATCTCACAAGTAACTTTAAATTGTGACTGACAATCCGTGCGGTTCCAGTTATTCCAGCTACTCCTGAAGATCTGTCAGCATAACTACCACGCATAGTGATGTTGTGACCACTGAACCATGTGCCACTGAAGTCGATATCGTATTCTCGTCTAGCTTTCTCCGTTATTTTCACATGCATGATCAAAGACTCTAGATTTGGAATTGTCATATTCACATGTGCCTCGATTGCGTACATGTTTCCTCTAGGAGTAATTAAGTGAACATCTAGCGTGATCTCTTTTCTCGGTGCATATCTCACCAGGAAGTGGGTCTTCGATGTGGGACCAACCGAAAATGTCTGGATACCAACTTTAATATCGAGATTTTGAATTGGTTTGGTGAGGGCGAAATATGCGTTGATCTTAGCTTCTTCACTCTGGAAATATGCCTTGGAATGAGTTAGGACCAATTGAGCTGTTAATTTGTGCCGATCGTCCTTGAGGTGTGGCTTTCCGTTGATTTCCAGGTGAAGTTCAAGATGGCCTAGGGCTTGCTGATACCAACTATTGATAATGGCATTCAAGTGGGGATAAGCACTCGACCGAATTTTTAGATTCGCCTCTCTATGAGTTAATGTCTTCGTGGATTTATTCGTCAATGAAATTTCTACTTGAAGGGTTTCATTTCTCATTGTTTGTTGGAATTGATAATCTAGTTTGACTTTCCCGGTTAAACTGGTCTCCCTGGTCATGATGTTGCCCAGGACGCTGCTCTTGACTCTCTTCGTTTCAAAAATCAGATTGATGTCGCACTGGGAGATGTTGTTCTTGTGAATGTCTTTTATGGTTCCATGGAGCTCAGCTACTCGCTCTCCGTTGATGGCGAGATACATTTTCGGGCTGTAAAGGTAGCCGTACTTAACTTTGTCACGGATATAGCCCAGGCATCCTTGAAGGTGCTTAGTGCCGTTGATGTCTAGGCCTATGTCGATCATGGCTTCGTTATCAGTACGTTTGTATGTGCCCTTCGCTACTAAACTGTTACCTGCGGATGAGAGGAGCAGACTTACGTTTCGATTTGGAGCATCGAACATAAGAATTGCACTAGCTTCTCGATGGATTTTCGAGCCTGGAGTGTCAAATGCCAATTTTACTGTGCTCTCCGTCTGAAAAGGGAAGTTTATCGCATGTCGTAAATATCGCTGCAGAACTATCTGATTGTCTACTGCTATTTTCTATCCTACATATccgaaaaaaatgtagaaatatTTGAGAATTCCGCGGATAATTtcagtattttaaaaaattaattgttcaagTTCTGCTTCAATCCCATCCATGcctataattaataaatatcccTCATGCGAAACCATAAGTGTTTACTCACTGGTGATGCATTCCATTTGTATTCAAACAAATAGCTCTCGGCAGTGGGATCGGCCTTGATGATAGAGGTCCTCAATACAGTTGGTCCATTGAGTAAAAAGTATGAAGCATCAGTGATTTCCGTAGTATTTGGAAATTGATAATCCAGACACAGCTTGAGACCGATCAACCGTTCCAGAACTGGCCAGCTGCATGTTGTATTGGCAAAGTAGACAGGCGGATGTCTTAACGAGCCTATCGCCGATGTTTCCGTGGTCGTTGCCTCGTTCCCGTTCACCAATAAAATATCAGTCCTCATGGAGAAAACTTCCAGCTGACGATTCGGCAGCCCCACATTCAGTCTAATCAGTTCCATTCCTTTGACTTCTAGCTTCAGTCGTACAGCACTCGAGGAATAGATGTTACTTCTGAGTTTGATGGCAGCACTTTTGTAAAATGCATCTACAATCATCTTCCCAGTGACGTCAACGCTGACACTGGGAGCTAGATTGCCAGTGAAttcaatttcagttttttttgatGACTTCCCCGCGTCCAAGAGACCGGCGAGTTTGAGATTGCAAGCGGCAGACCCCGTGAGATCCAATCGCACTGGTAATCCTGCCATTGTTGGTACGATATAACTTGAATCCAAGAACATGGCAGAATTATCATAACGTAATTCTTTGCCAGAGAAAAGTTTTAGTATTCTGGTCCAAGGATCTAACGCGAGTATATTTCTAGCAATATCGTCTTTTCCCCTCAATGTCTTGAAATCAAGCTCGTTTCCAAATATTTTGTAAGATATGCTGATCCTAGGATCATCAAAGTTGTTGTCTATGATATTGGGCAGACGTTTCACACTGTCCAAAATAGCATTTACATCATCAGGAGATCTGATTTTCCGGAGAAAACTCGCAATGTGACgggaaattttctcattggCGAGTGGCCCATCAGGACCAAAGAACTTTTCCGCGTAATATTCCATTCCCTCCATACGTACTGTAGCTTCAAATACATGAACAGACTCTCCAAATAAGTCCAAGGAGACATTGAATGTCAATGTTCGTGGAATATAAGATTTAGAAGAGAATATGACATTACTCTGGAATGTTCCACCGACGTTGTACTCCTCCGAGAAAAAAGATGTCTCAtaatttcttgaatatttcctGGCGTCACTGTTGAACTTGTCCCCAAGATCGCGATCTGTCAGCAAACTCTGAATTTCAATTCTCGTTGGTGACGATGATGCATGTAAATTAGTTAAATGACTCCATACAAATGAGCCAACTTGATTGACTGGTTCGTCTCTCAAAATGCCTTTTATCGTTTTTATAACATTGTAATCTGGACAACGCATGACTTGTAAGTAAGAAGCTATTCTTATCTCGGGATCATAAGTGATGTTTCGATAGagttccaaaaaaattttatccctAGTATCTTGACACGATGGTAGCCGTCTATGGGCCTCGATAGCAGCGAGTCTCATCTCCATCGGGAGAAATCCCCCTGCATCGTTGACACACGTCTCAAGCTTTCTCAATATTCCTTCAGTCTCCAGTCCCATATTACCAATCGCTTTCAGCGCCTCCAAAGTCTTCATGTTCTCTTGTAATTTATGAGATTGAGGAGCACAACCTTTTTCTATAGTGTCTTCTAATCTAgcgatgaatttatttatgccAGTTCCTTCGATGGACAAACAATCGTCATTCTGGAAAAATCCCCCCGTCTGCTCTCGATGTCTCCACTTCTTCATAGCAGCGTCATTTTGACAGAATGCTCGGACAACCGCTGAGTAGACTAGAGTTAAATGTGAGTCAGGCATATCACGCTCCAATTCCAGAAGTGAGAGTAATGCTGCAACTGTTGAGGCATCAGGACGAGGAACAAGAGCGATGGCTGTTACCCATTTATCGCTCCTGTCCTTGTCCACCATTTTTTTGGACATCGTGTCTCTCATGACTTTGAGGGAAGCCCCAGAACCGATGAAGGGAAGAGCATCCAGGATATTCCTTTTACCCCCTGTGCAGATACTGTCAGCTTGTTGCAATAATTGCGATAAAGAGGAATGATGGAGAGCCCGTGCTGAGTGAACAAACTTGGTGAACATCTCCGAGAACTGTTGCTCTAATTGACCACTAGATCCTAGAAGACACATGCTCTTTAGAAGATCTCTCGAAGTTCTCATGTCTGAATGACTGGATTTGCCTATTGATACCTCTGATGAATGATCATACAAGAGATTCGTTGGAACTATGTGATCGTAATTAATCATCGTGTCGTCCTCATCTTCATTGTCAAACCTTGAGTAACCGTCTTCCTCCGTCACTTCCGCGATTAACACGAGTTCTGAATTGATAGTTGTCTTAACAGCAGCATCACGATTCGACAGGGCTTTCAACGTGTGGCTCTCCCTGCAGATGACACTTTCATAAATATTATGATCGATAACAATTTCACAGTTCATGTGAGACTCAAGTAGGCCGTTCTTCAAGTGCTTCCTGGGACTGGTGTAGCCGCTGGattgaattattgataaatgttTACCCCGGTTGGAACAACTGTCCAAGTTCTTGATCTTTGTGATGATCAGACTAGTCTTTCTGGCCTCGTGAAGTCTGTATCGCGTGTTGCAAATGCCGTTGACATCCATTTCGTTGTCGTGATGATCAACGTCAAATCTCTTCATGGAATTTTGAAGCATCGACAGAATACCGCGTTTGATGTTGAGACTCCAGACGGTGTCTTTCGGATGGGGACACAATTCTCTAACAATTCCATCCTCAAAGGCAAATCGTAGACTATATTTTTTAAGCTGTTCTTTGAATTTCGTCTCAGCTCGATCCGGATACTGAGCCTCCTCCTTTGATTTCACACGCTGTGCAATAGTCGAGTCAGTGATACGAAGATCTGCTTCACAAGGTGTTGTGAATTCAATTTCTACTGATGATGTGATAAAGAGATTCGATGCTGTTGATTCATTTCCGAGATTAAGACTCACATTGACATTGTGATTATAACGATAGACTGTTCCTACGTTGAACTTGAACTTGGGTTTGTCATCTTCTACAAACGAacggaaatgaaaattaaaaagtcaATAGTGtaaagtaaaaattaataaactatCTTGCACATGATATAATGATATTCCTCCGCCACTAGAATCGTTTCACATTTCAATTTGAACAATTAGTTTACTTACTTTTGCACTTTGTTCGTCCACATTCTTGCGTAGTTTCTGAAATTCAAGATCAATGCTTAAATCATTGCAATTATTGCGAAACGTAATCGATAGCATAGACTAGTAAACAAGTGTACCTCGTTGAATCGTCACTCcgacgaaaagaaaaatagtcaGCAACTGAAGACACCGCGATCCCCTGAAGATCGTCATGTCGATCAGTCTTAGAACAACTGCCTCCCAATGATGCAAATAAGAGCATCAAGATTGGCAGTCTGGATCGGCAACTCTCTTTCTCCGACTGATAATCCACTAGTCAGTTAAATAGACACTTCCTGTTTCCAACGAGACCATTGAGAGAATGATTTAGCGTCCACGCGTTAATACCAATGAGCGCGTAAAACTGACAATGCTACCAGTGAAACACTGATCTCATATTCTCGACCCCAACTTCAGGCTCAAAGGTCTTAACGCACTGTGGTTACAAGGGCTGATAGGTCATCGTCTTCATGATTAGATAAAGCCCCGTGTCAATTGTACATCACAGTTACTCGTATTCAAAGATACTATGCGCCTCATTCATTTTGTTGAGTAGTTTTTGAGATTATTGCTGGGGCAAATAAGTTTTCAGGCGAGTGGGAAAATCTAAGTGATTCATAGACAAATAATACTATCAAAGTCCAATTTATTTCCTCTATCATTTTCTTAATAGTcacaattacaaaattttaatgaagaagAATCATTTCCTCGTTTTGCTAAACCATTTTACTGTGTGCAGTCGgcataaaaattttaagtcgattcgtttatttttggaacgaaaaatgattcgataaaaattttaatgtttttttcaaaataaagaaGAATGTTGAATGATTCATAGACAAATAATGCAATAGAAAATTTCACTACTTCATTTACTGTTTTATTGCAATggacaaaaaatattatatcagaattatttatttgaaagttTGGAAGAGTGGATGAGCCTGTAGATATGTTACTCTCACATGAACCATTAAGTATCCACGTATTATatttagaataaaaatcaatatggCCTTCAACTGCGCTTATTtatcttcataaaaaattcattgagaaaACAGATAAATTCCTgctttatttcattcaaatacacattcaaaaatttttctaccaTATCGACGTGGAAGGCAGCTGATAGTTCCCCCTTCACAAGCCTAATGAGTGAGAGGGCAGCTATAGACAATATCGCTCCGGAAAGTTCCgagtcagggagagaaaaCAAGATACGGACAGGGAAAGACGGGGGCAAACAAAGGGGCTACGATAGACACGATGGATAATCGCGTATTGTCCTATATTCACTGGACTCTCAGTGAATTCAAGTGCCAGTGAGACACAAGCAAATTTTCATTGCCTCGAGGAACACCAAGACCACGGTTATGATAACGAGTGATTATCTTGGGCACCTCTGGGTTGGTAGTCATCAGCTGTAGAGGAATACCGAGTCAGCTGATGTCTAGTGAATAGTGGCAATGGTTACCTCTCTAGTGTGTCAATCTAACTCCCAATTAACGAGACAGTGATGAGCACTCGTCGAGTATGTGAGACGACTCaacatcattaattaaatcactAGTTGTtgcaatttagaaaaaaaaattctatcatgTTATCTAACGGTGGATTTACTAAGAGTCAACAACGGTGAGCAGGGAAGAATTGGAGGCCCCATAGGGACGACGTCATTGTCAGGCGACTTGTTACCTCAGGCAAAGTGACTActttacatttaaaaaaaatgggtaaTTGTCTGAA includes the following:
- the LOC135159796 gene encoding uncharacterized protein LOC135159796; the encoded protein is MTIFRGSRCLQLLTIFLFVGVTIQRETTQECGRTKCKKDDKPKFKFNVGTVYRYNHNVNVSLNLGNESTASNLFITSSVEIEFTTPCEADLRITDSTIAQRVKSKEEAQYPDRAETKFKEQLKKYSLRFAFEDGIVRELCPHPKDTVWSLNIKRGILSMLQNSMKRFDVDHHDNEMDVNGICNTRYRLHEARKTSLIITKIKNLDSCSNRGKHLSIIQSSGYTSPRKHLKNGLLESHMNCEIVIDHNIYESVICRESHTLKALSNRDAAVKTTINSELVLIAEVTEEDGYSRFDNEDEDDTMINYDHIVPTNLLYDHSSEVSIGKSSHSDMRTSRDLLKSMCLLGSSGQLEQQFSEMFTKFVHSARALHHSSLSQLLQQADSICTGGKRNILDALPFIGSGASLKVMRDTMSKKMVDKDRSDKWVTAIALVPRPDASTVAALLSLLELERDMPDSHLTLVYSAVVRAFCQNDAAMKKWRHREQTGGFFQNDDCLSIEGTGINKFIARLEDTIEKGCAPQSHKLQENMKTLEALKAIGNMGLETEGILRKLETCVNDAGGFLPMEMRLAAIEAHRRLPSCQDTRDKIFLELYRNITYDPEIRIASYLQVMRCPDYNVIKTIKGILRDEPVNQVGSFVWSHLTNLHASSSPTRIEIQSLLTDRDLGDKFNSDARKYSRNYETSFFSEEYNVGGTFQSNVIFSSKSYIPRTLTFNVSLDLFGESVHVFEATVRMEGMEYYAEKFFGPDGPLANEKISRHIASFLRKIRSPDDVNAILDSVKRLPNIIDNNFDDPRISISYKIFGNELDFKTLRGKDDIARNILALDPWTRILKLFSGKELRYDNSAMFLDSSYIVPTMAGLPVRLDLTGSAACNLKLAGLLDAGKSSKKTEIEFTGNLAPSVSVDVTGKMIVDAFYKSAAIKLRSNIYSSSAVRLKLEVKGMELIRLNVGLPNRQLEVFSMRTDILLVNGNEATTTETSAIGSLRHPPVYFANTTCSWPVLERLIGLKLCLDYQFPNTTEITDASYFLLNGPTVLRTSIIKADPTAESYLFEYKWNASPTESTVKLAFDTPGSKIHREASAILMFDAPNRNVSLLLSSAGNSLVAKGTYKRTDNEAMIDIGLDINGTKHLQGCLGYIRDKVKYGYLYSPKMYLAINGERVAELHGTIKDIHKNNISQCDINLIFETKRVKSSVLGNIMTRETSLTGKVKLDYQFQQTMRNETLQVEISLTNKSTKTLTHREANLKIRSSAYPHLNAIINSWYQQALGHLELHLEINGKPHLKDDRHKLTAQLVLTHSKAYFQSEEAKINAYFALTKPIQNLDIKVGIQTFSVGPTSKTHFLVRYAPRKEITLDVHLITPRGNMYAIEAHVNMTIPNLESLIMHVKITEKARREYDIDFSGTWFSGHNITMRGSYADRSSGVAGITGTARIVSHNLKLLVRSPSLARDILINCKLYRDLTDIKLDINVEYVDADKYALKFEHSQVHLGHFATFAEVRYKNNVYAVTANFNVQREIRMEIHLDRWRDVHLILTGINEETNKEFGIEIKWDVNRDPEQKFATLLQVAKHYEDTGINYSRNLTAYAMVTYPGRLFTTSGLLAMINGNNYILDGRVVWDPDSIIQIGVDIDFDTDNWKNSAKFNGHILTPFESWRKTSLNAKYNWTDRTLGLNCDAHWQDNETFLIHLLASHDELDTMGDEYKADCGLISTIHNMGWMTANITHRLSRNDQTSSMDSKLLIKYSPDNVIDIKSNWSIEAPSRSGDNITLTGNLVFATPLTKYNNGDVKFQLRWEPNWKFGGAASAEIDLRKYTGILRGDLARIKESMIEFNLTTPLEKYRLITGRFGISEKDRHVVAEVVSPSGPLGIEVFCQVFTNPNNDFNVMLKLSTPVELLQRIWIIGKMAKTEADFRVAYNNITAGFQAVWHFHNITDFHYSYILFTPIHGLHESGVVAKLIIPSFNDQMRKQYAIDTEFSIRVVETKVGLKAISGPKITARGLELLTDDGADLIHEDDFSWHGDAEVNLAVIAPIIGTLDVDKDGTVYQATGILTIPNGVIVLNDKFTIEDFFDMKNILEITTPFSWAAKIHYNYIFKVDMENSVYFLDNQLNVHRIISANSSHWIDIGLTGNYSYAEGEEDSSENHRLVVKLKTPLNFFKQIEAIGTYEHDENIFKSSIEIHTNESVAHFSGFMELEDHFFDGVVIVGVTSPVLTIPKTKVILKKDFSENEKRIEAWIEMKEVKTAPCKVQVSWERESEESGRIFLDLETWIPSLPSAELDLSYPSNFSQNKTHQIKARLKHHHDSEYNILVTHEPTGSIQINLSGPNEMAYEFNGTVDESNKLVGTLINMKDSDVYSVNGQLNFEKSETGIDSMDTAILISNEKHGDEHKVNLQITRENYGVNFQVGSDIMNVSSTVKYINVLNWNIIFETSYGIIHSDGSPQIIQYYLEANANIQANGNTSLYIRAESPLQGLEKLQTSGNVLLGADNGVTSLSHHLNDDHYHLNCAWKLMYMVDMLLQIQGSVNERTAGVEVFLKNPKSGYTNMNTGFDMNINGDRWRCITNATVSYKNLENFDGIIFVRLPPPDDDDHQILLSYHSNRGLRDAKYVVGYTATKAKTNYATDGSILFAERNIDAHLRLSWGKSLGESINNIFNATFEGPKIGLKYSLYTPKFIEQETGIILLTYDGGESHGSLLDADIYYPSATKVGTARISYDSLNNINGTVNVTTPFPKFSYAACDFVVLTTLRRNKRFVRVFWPNDTAYINSDYSYQSERLNSNLDGMVHLEIPLSTRHVAELNYGYKKKPQVTTGGAQLDYNKERILDAKYNSKSESRAGFEKDTIQITLENPFQPLGIDYVNQFEYSAGNAGTNYPTLESRRGHVYRLDNSTAFSISGESRIRTTHEGQDIELQAESSNKTVKMRTDYQVLPGEFNHNCRLELAQDAWTAYRLNIVNKTTEDMDNQLIIIDITYPHRNFTIDGSYMITSHEFNTEGKLSWNKTYPPGEEPFEYEKERTIGAGLEWKNLTENIEGASDKQLLNFTLKHPSLTKDANLAGYLHRRNGKMLLNATIIVDYSEDPEKLGRLSTIVQDDSTTPKEVKYSYLVQGNHPRTRLNLDVFGSVTRNSWSFFHTYHNASYGRGFLPAEKGHLYARIDVPEHQVEFHRESNDLMKHLDLAYYPMYPIYRINGSIADSVKSLNATGAYYLNIPEKLTWMMVNYTPDAITSLRMYGNIPDVRNAALNIWRTYDRDLTVSDVSFYLKLNHSRLVTYTLKWRPELKGDIVESIKTSMADLYTEFGKDVDYWKYYVKSESISAVNEIWDDAKDDLYEYINDWENLKELDDDLERLKIYLNDSYNANDFYIKDMVAVGMYVMDELALRKHIESLPNIFNEIWEIMGDSGEAIRNSLLWVIEATKAAYKKICEIVSAVLKGESISQIAQIIEKIVEKYDKIVKDLHVSFIKYVQKLWSNVSQVINEQWNRILKAIEPLFIRVIHYLEAVLWKASKEILDFLYDRRNELIKSPYFDRLANFTQDVDKLYRDIKANDIITNIRKYSAIIISFLQERYFTMVPFGKELKAIIDEILTELSELKKLPSVHFALDKIHYVYDRVSYLYKYFGIQAKVEKTIRLIHSKLMDVSQSALQAESKYREAKTKFIFDPNIGLMCLEQKLPVSWHAFNQTPEFQEIPEYRAIIDLRDYFTASNATFWTLYYRFRPYTDPYNLLPPFKAQAMIVGHQHYVTFDDYHYDFVGNGTYLLASDFVASDFAVLISYDNSPVVDANSTVKYKIIVLSGPQEIEINVFTDTVFIHNSNDSLRLPMELENGMGFVHQKESIVTVELKRGLFNLKCNLKYDVCVLELAGWYFGKTAGLLGTMNHERYDDMIQSNGVVATDILSFANSWRIPDTNQLENNSQPLRNLATTGDSDKDARKFCENIFSNKSSEFGDCFAVVDPAFYATTCANSRSVAEACTLAISYMQICGFYDTFLRIPDTCTSCPMSDGSVVPEGEFQKLEDNRVPQSTDIVFIVEAKSCNYDIKQNRSINTLVSQISKELLDSGLKNNRWALVTFGGDGVYDQPRSVILDNNIFTQNVERFSDYFDTIRVGNGNQDVFGAIAFASKLVFRAGVSKTFILMPCSHCEPQNQTFEYSVINQVLLEHETTLHILMDGDFNFSKQRLSKTFYGLDATKSYTRKDVKVLTGDVDLRRQVKLSKSALGYCTPLSLESNGTIFSGNKLRFEKPIAVKKFATVFAKRVAATASPSPCQNCECTADNDGVTYMDCMSCLYPMPTYVDYVSETFNEDDTLSVLQQIDADYLPIDDVED